Proteins encoded within one genomic window of Ideonella dechloratans:
- a CDS encoding DUF1294 domain-containing protein, with product MRFEGTLTTWHDDRGFGFIEPTQGGQDIFVHIKAFPAGTGRPQVGQVLSFEVALGPNGKKRAQAVQYPVRARSASRARPEAPAPWSLARTLAIPAFVVLAYLVARRWGLMPHVLPFYAAASAVTFFAYAFDKSAARQNRWRTQENTLHALALVGGWPGALVAQQLLRHKTSKTSFVAMFWVTVIANVAGFVGLHAGLDGLLALRRPA from the coding sequence ATGAGATTCGAAGGCACCCTGACCACCTGGCATGACGACCGCGGCTTCGGCTTCATCGAGCCCACGCAGGGCGGCCAGGATATCTTTGTTCACATCAAGGCCTTTCCGGCCGGCACGGGGCGGCCACAGGTCGGCCAGGTGCTGAGCTTCGAGGTGGCCCTGGGCCCCAATGGCAAGAAGCGCGCGCAGGCCGTGCAATATCCCGTTCGCGCACGCAGCGCATCCCGCGCCCGCCCGGAGGCGCCTGCGCCCTGGTCACTGGCGCGTACGCTGGCCATTCCGGCGTTTGTGGTGCTGGCGTACCTGGTGGCCAGGCGATGGGGGCTGATGCCTCACGTGCTGCCCTTCTACGCAGCCGCCAGCGCCGTCACCTTCTTCGCCTACGCCTTCGACAAATCCGCGGCCCGCCAGAACCGGTGGCGCACGCAGGAGAACACGCTGCACGCACTGGCGCTGGTCGGCGGATGGCCCGGCGCCCTCGTCGCGCAGCAGCTTCTGCGCCACAAGACCAGCAAGACATCCTTCGTCGCCATGTTCTGGGTGACGGTCATCGCCAACGTGGCCGGATTCGTGGGGCTGCACGCTGGCCTGGATGGCCTGTTGGCGCTGCGCCGCCCGGCATGA
- a CDS encoding ABC transporter permease: MKGYFSGQDIGVWLRRLRAMSWKELLQLWRDPVLLFFIVYAFTMDIYNAGSGVTLQLNNAAFAVLDTDRSAASRELAGRFQPPHFNPLGLVGQAGQGLSLLDNSDALFVLDIPPQFERTLSRGETATVQMQVDASNSVLATLATADATQIVASYGLETGIARLGFASSGTGQIAGVPMISNVPRVWFNPNQNDAWFMAISELLNVITVFAILLPAAAMVREKERGTIEQLIVSPLTPFQVMAPKVLAMTGVILAATALSLGAVLVGVFGVPVRGSLLLFFAATTLYVVALSGLGLYIATLTRNMAQASMLSILVLAPMIFLSGAWTPPEAMPTIARWLMVISPLYYYIDVAYGVILKGAGLDVLGSSFAGIVVIGSVVVGLGLWRFRRQFD, encoded by the coding sequence ATGAAGGGGTATTTCAGCGGACAGGACATCGGCGTGTGGCTGCGCCGCCTGCGCGCCATGAGCTGGAAGGAGCTGCTGCAGCTCTGGCGTGATCCGGTGCTGCTGTTCTTCATCGTCTATGCCTTCACGATGGACATCTACAACGCCGGCTCCGGCGTGACGCTGCAGCTCAACAACGCGGCCTTCGCGGTGCTGGACACCGACCGCAGCGCCGCCTCGCGCGAACTGGCGGGCCGCTTCCAGCCGCCGCACTTCAATCCGCTGGGCCTGGTGGGGCAGGCGGGCCAGGGTCTTTCGCTGCTGGACAACTCCGATGCGCTGTTCGTGCTGGACATCCCGCCGCAGTTCGAGCGCACGCTTTCGCGCGGTGAGACGGCCACCGTGCAGATGCAGGTGGACGCCAGCAACTCGGTGCTGGCCACCCTGGCCACGGCCGACGCCACCCAGATCGTGGCCAGCTACGGCCTGGAGACGGGCATCGCCCGGTTGGGCTTTGCCAGCAGCGGCACCGGGCAGATCGCCGGCGTGCCGATGATCAGCAATGTGCCGCGCGTCTGGTTCAACCCCAACCAGAACGACGCCTGGTTCATGGCCATCTCCGAGCTGCTCAACGTCATCACGGTGTTCGCCATCCTGCTGCCGGCCGCGGCCATGGTGCGCGAGAAGGAGCGCGGCACCATCGAGCAGCTGATCGTCTCGCCGCTCACGCCCTTCCAGGTGATGGCGCCCAAGGTGCTGGCCATGACCGGGGTGATCCTGGCGGCCACCGCGCTGTCGCTGGGCGCCGTGCTGGTGGGGGTGTTCGGCGTGCCGGTGCGCGGCAGCCTGCTGCTGTTCTTTGCGGCCACCACGCTGTATGTCGTCGCCTTGTCCGGCCTGGGCCTGTACATCGCCACGCTCACCCGCAACATGGCCCAGGCCAGCATGCTGTCCATCCTGGTGCTGGCACCGATGATCTTCCTCTCCGGCGCCTGGACCCCGCCCGAGGCCATGCCCACCATCGCCCGCTGGCTGATGGTCATCTCGCCGCTGTACTACTACATCGACGTGGCCTACGGCGTGATCCTGAAAGGCGCCGGGCTGGACGTGCTGGGCTCCAGCTTCGCCGGCATCGTCGTGATCGGCAGCGTGGTGGTGGGCCTGGGCCTGTGGCGCTTCAGGCGGCAGTTCGACTGA
- a CDS encoding DUF2314 domain-containing protein, translated as MDDGVQLHRAHPKTFWIPNVFKRHLLRPKQIVKLVFRIALRDDAGVETEEVERMWVIIERRLGLGQYEGLLDNDPYCTKGIKSGMKVFFEARHVIQIHAANA; from the coding sequence TTGGACGACGGTGTTCAACTCCATCGTGCGCATCCAAAAACCTTCTGGATTCCAAATGTTTTCAAAAGGCATTTGCTTCGCCCGAAACAGATCGTCAAGCTGGTGTTTCGCATCGCTCTTCGAGACGACGCTGGTGTCGAGACGGAAGAAGTCGAGCGCATGTGGGTCATCATCGAGCGTCGCTTGGGCCTTGGCCAATACGAAGGTCTACTCGACAACGATCCTTACTGCACAAAAGGCATCAAGTCAGGCATGAAGGTCTTCTTTGAGGCAAGGCATGTCATTCAGATTCATGCCGCGAATGCCTGA
- a CDS encoding excalibur calcium-binding domain-containing protein produces MIRCTTRILATAACAAAVFSAHAAPLNKCVVNGSVTYQQAACAPNQPRKDPTLEELNAAQKLRRAEAASAAAAQPPKARALPNGTLPAPAAGSRFRCDGRQYCSQMTSCEEAKYFLAHCPDVKMDGNGDGVPCEKQWCGPH; encoded by the coding sequence ATGATCCGCTGCACCACCCGAATCCTTGCAACGGCCGCCTGCGCGGCCGCTGTCTTCTCCGCCCACGCCGCCCCCTTGAACAAGTGCGTGGTGAATGGCTCCGTCACCTACCAGCAGGCGGCCTGCGCCCCCAACCAGCCCCGCAAGGACCCGACGCTGGAAGAGCTCAACGCCGCGCAGAAGCTGCGTCGTGCAGAAGCCGCTTCTGCGGCAGCGGCTCAGCCCCCCAAGGCCAGGGCCCTGCCCAACGGAACCCTGCCCGCACCAGCGGCAGGCAGCCGCTTCCGTTGCGACGGGCGGCAGTACTGTTCGCAGATGACCTCCTGCGAGGAAGCGAAGTATTTTCTGGCCCACTGCCCCGACGTGAAGATGGACGGCAACGGGGACGGGGTGCCCTGCGAGAAGCAATGGTGCGGCCCGCACTGA
- the plsY gene encoding glycerol-3-phosphate 1-O-acyltransferase PlsY, with product MDALISLLAIVLAYLVGSLSFAVIVSRLMGLDDPRSYGSGNPGATNVLRSGSKKAAILTLLLDAVKGVVPVLVAQALAPTLHWGELTIGLVGLAAFLGHLWPVFFRFQGGKGVATAAGVILALHWPLGLAVLATWLAVAFVTRYSSLAALVAAVAAPLIQLLVWPPSGLALPLIAMSLLLIWRHGANIRKLIAGTESKIGQKAGAPAAAKPAASHAHEKPHRDHPHRHHSHSHSSKGKH from the coding sequence ATGGATGCACTGATTTCCCTGCTGGCCATCGTGCTGGCCTACCTCGTCGGTTCACTCTCCTTCGCGGTCATCGTCAGCCGCCTGATGGGCCTGGACGACCCCCGCAGCTACGGCTCGGGCAACCCCGGCGCCACCAACGTGCTGCGTTCGGGCAGCAAGAAGGCGGCCATCCTCACCCTGCTGCTGGACGCGGTGAAGGGCGTGGTGCCGGTGCTGGTGGCCCAGGCCCTGGCGCCCACCCTGCACTGGGGCGAGCTGACCATCGGCCTGGTGGGCCTGGCGGCCTTCCTGGGCCACTTGTGGCCGGTGTTCTTCCGCTTCCAGGGCGGCAAGGGCGTGGCCACGGCGGCCGGCGTCATCCTGGCGCTGCACTGGCCGCTGGGCCTGGCCGTGCTGGCCACCTGGCTGGCGGTGGCCTTCGTCACCCGCTACTCGTCGCTGGCAGCCCTGGTGGCGGCCGTGGCGGCGCCGCTCATCCAGCTGCTGGTGTGGCCGCCCTCGGGCCTGGCCCTGCCGCTCATCGCCATGAGCCTGCTGCTCATCTGGCGCCATGGCGCCAACATCCGCAAGCTCATCGCCGGCACCGAATCCAAGATCGGCCAGAAGGCGGGCGCCCCTGCGGCGGCCAAGCCCGCCGCGTCGCACGCGCACGAGAAGCCGCACCGCGACCACCCGCACCGTCACCATTCCCACTCTCATTCCAGCAAAGGAAAACACTGA
- a CDS encoding S41 family peptidase, with the protein MGFKHRLPAHRRSSPLAQAAALTLALASLTTWAATNPAPTSPPPTAALPSLGPVTAPLWMRAPAISPDGRSIAFAFQGNLFTVPTAGGTAHLLVANGQYSSHPVWSPDGRSIAFSSKLYGNDDVFLVSAEGGPARRLTTHSANETPVGFTPDGKSVLFSATRMDAKDNLMFPSGGASELYEVSVEGGRRPVQLLSTPALAAQMNRAGTEMLYEDWKGYENLWRKHHISPVAHDIWLYDVKTGQHHKLTNFGGEDRDPVWSPDEQAVYFLSERSGSFNVWKMPLNQPDAAVQVTHFSRNPVRFLSIAQDGTLAFGYDGELYRLAAGAAQPQKVAVQIAADTLARGSILKRYSDNATEIAPSPDGEEVAFVVRGEVFVTSTEFGDTKRITDTPTQERSVSFSPDGRRLVFAGERDGAWNLYEASLPGKKKDAPNFYSAAQVKIRTLLKNGKDNFQPRYSPDGKEVAYLENRTTIKVLNLASGQTRTVLPGDQTYSYADGDQWFDWSPDGQHLLVQFVDRNRWGAEVGLVDAQGKGPLVNLTKSGYDDFLPQWSRNGQVMTWQTDRTGMHGASGSNERDVYAMFFTREAWDRFQLDKSEFAALKKKEEEDKKDKAKHDGKDKADAKASDKEGKDDAKAKDEDAVKLPPPVKLELGKVEDRIARLTPNAGEIRASALSNDGEALYYLVETADSVDLWVNRPRADDNKKVASFPAPKGGRGESQAMDLQLDAKGDMGFVLVGGRIQKFKVPKEDGPIKAEPMAFSAEMNLDGAAERAYMFDHVWRQTQAKLYTADMGGVDWAYYRQVYERQLPFVSNDEDFAELLSEMLGELNVSHTGSGYTGHPANADATAQLGAFYDSAYTGAGLKVAEVIEGSPLEAGDGPRVAAGMVIEKIDGVAIAPGAEVDSLLNQKAGKRVLLSVFDPAKGQRFEQVVKPIGTGAQNELLYQRWVKRERALVDKLSGGRIGYVHVRGMDDKSYRHTYSELLGRDSGKEAVIVDTRFNGGGNLHDELATLLSGKRYLQFVPRGQELGWEPTGKWTKPSLVLISESNYSDAHLFPWTYHHLGIGKLVGMPVAGTGTAVWWETLQDPNLYFGIPEVGFRDAKGEYMEKALIQPDVQVANDPARLVRGEDQQLEAGVQELLKGLPKH; encoded by the coding sequence ATGGGTTTCAAGCACCGCCTGCCGGCACACCGCCGCAGCTCCCCCCTGGCCCAGGCCGCCGCCCTCACCCTGGCGCTGGCCTCGCTGACCACCTGGGCCGCCACCAACCCGGCCCCCACCAGCCCCCCGCCCACCGCCGCCCTGCCCAGCCTGGGGCCGGTCACGGCGCCGCTGTGGATGCGCGCGCCCGCCATCTCGCCCGATGGCCGCAGCATCGCCTTCGCCTTCCAGGGCAATCTGTTCACCGTGCCGACGGCCGGCGGCACCGCCCACCTGCTGGTGGCCAACGGGCAGTACAGCAGCCACCCGGTGTGGTCGCCCGATGGGCGCAGCATCGCCTTCTCGTCCAAGCTCTACGGCAATGACGATGTCTTCCTGGTCTCGGCCGAAGGCGGCCCGGCCCGGCGCCTGACCACCCACTCGGCCAACGAGACACCGGTGGGCTTCACGCCCGACGGCAAGTCGGTGCTGTTCTCGGCCACCCGCATGGACGCCAAGGACAACCTGATGTTCCCCTCCGGCGGCGCCAGCGAGCTCTACGAGGTGTCGGTGGAAGGCGGCCGCCGGCCGGTGCAGCTGCTCAGCACGCCGGCCCTGGCCGCGCAGATGAACCGCGCCGGCACCGAGATGCTCTACGAGGACTGGAAGGGCTACGAGAACCTCTGGCGCAAGCACCACATCTCGCCGGTGGCGCACGACATCTGGCTCTACGACGTGAAGACCGGCCAGCACCACAAGCTGACGAACTTCGGCGGCGAGGACCGCGACCCGGTCTGGTCGCCCGACGAGCAGGCGGTGTACTTCCTGAGCGAGCGCAGCGGCTCCTTCAACGTCTGGAAGATGCCGCTGAACCAGCCCGACGCGGCCGTGCAGGTCACCCACTTCAGCCGCAACCCGGTGCGCTTCCTGTCCATCGCGCAGGACGGCACCCTGGCCTTCGGCTACGACGGCGAGCTCTACCGCCTGGCTGCCGGCGCCGCCCAGCCGCAGAAGGTGGCGGTGCAGATCGCGGCCGACACCCTGGCCCGCGGCAGCATCCTCAAGCGCTACAGCGACAACGCCACCGAGATCGCCCCCAGCCCAGATGGCGAGGAAGTGGCCTTCGTGGTGCGCGGCGAGGTCTTCGTCACCTCCACCGAGTTCGGCGACACCAAGCGCATCACCGACACGCCGACGCAGGAGCGCTCGGTCAGCTTCAGTCCGGACGGCCGCCGCCTGGTCTTTGCCGGCGAGCGCGACGGCGCCTGGAACCTCTACGAGGCCAGCCTGCCGGGGAAGAAGAAGGACGCCCCCAACTTCTACAGCGCGGCCCAGGTCAAGATCCGCACCCTGCTGAAGAACGGCAAGGACAACTTCCAGCCCCGCTACTCGCCCGACGGCAAGGAGGTGGCCTACCTGGAGAACCGCACCACCATCAAGGTGCTGAACCTGGCCAGCGGCCAGACCCGCACCGTGCTGCCGGGTGACCAGACCTACTCCTACGCCGACGGCGACCAGTGGTTCGACTGGTCGCCCGATGGCCAGCACCTGCTGGTGCAGTTCGTGGACCGCAACCGCTGGGGCGCCGAGGTGGGCCTGGTGGATGCCCAGGGCAAGGGCCCGCTGGTGAACCTGACGAAGAGCGGCTACGACGACTTCCTGCCGCAGTGGAGCCGCAACGGCCAGGTGATGACCTGGCAGACCGACCGCACCGGCATGCACGGCGCCTCGGGCTCCAACGAGCGCGATGTCTACGCCATGTTCTTCACCCGCGAGGCCTGGGACCGCTTCCAGCTCGACAAGAGCGAGTTCGCCGCGCTGAAGAAGAAGGAAGAAGAGGACAAGAAGGACAAGGCCAAGCATGACGGCAAGGACAAGGCCGATGCCAAGGCCAGCGACAAGGAAGGCAAGGACGACGCCAAGGCCAAGGACGAGGACGCCGTCAAGCTGCCGCCGCCCGTCAAGCTGGAGCTGGGCAAGGTGGAGGACCGCATCGCCCGGCTGACGCCCAATGCCGGCGAGATCCGCGCCTCGGCCCTGTCCAACGATGGCGAGGCGCTGTACTACCTGGTGGAAACCGCCGACAGCGTGGACCTGTGGGTGAACCGCCCGCGCGCCGACGACAACAAGAAGGTGGCCAGCTTCCCGGCGCCCAAGGGCGGCCGGGGCGAATCGCAGGCCATGGACCTGCAGCTCGACGCCAAGGGCGACATGGGCTTCGTGCTGGTGGGAGGCCGCATCCAGAAGTTCAAGGTGCCCAAGGAGGATGGCCCGATCAAGGCCGAGCCGATGGCCTTCAGCGCCGAGATGAACCTGGACGGCGCGGCCGAGCGGGCCTACATGTTCGACCACGTCTGGCGCCAAACCCAGGCCAAGCTCTACACCGCCGACATGGGCGGAGTGGACTGGGCCTACTACCGCCAGGTCTATGAGCGGCAGCTGCCCTTCGTGAGCAACGACGAGGACTTCGCCGAGCTGCTCAGCGAGATGCTGGGCGAACTGAACGTCTCGCACACCGGCTCGGGCTACACCGGCCATCCGGCCAATGCGGACGCCACCGCCCAGCTCGGCGCCTTCTACGACAGCGCCTACACCGGCGCAGGTCTGAAGGTGGCCGAGGTCATCGAAGGCAGCCCGCTGGAGGCTGGTGACGGCCCGCGCGTGGCCGCCGGCATGGTGATCGAGAAGATCGACGGCGTGGCCATCGCCCCGGGGGCCGAGGTGGACTCGCTGCTCAACCAGAAGGCAGGCAAGCGGGTGCTGCTGTCGGTGTTCGACCCGGCCAAGGGCCAGCGCTTCGAGCAGGTGGTCAAGCCCATCGGCACCGGTGCGCAGAACGAGCTGCTGTACCAGCGCTGGGTCAAGCGCGAGCGGGCCCTGGTGGACAAGCTCTCGGGCGGCCGCATCGGCTACGTGCATGTGCGCGGCATGGACGACAAGAGCTACCGCCACACCTACTCCGAGCTGCTGGGCCGTGACAGCGGCAAGGAGGCGGTGATCGTCGACACCCGCTTCAACGGCGGTGGCAATCTGCACGACGAGCTGGCCACCCTGCTCAGCGGCAAGCGCTACCTGCAGTTCGTGCCGCGCGGCCAGGAACTGGGCTGGGAGCCCACCGGCAAGTGGACCAAGCCCTCGCTGGTGCTGATCAGCGAGAGCAACTACTCCGACGCCCACCTCTTCCCCTGGACCTACCACCATCTGGGCATCGGCAAGCTGGTCGGCATGCCGGTGGCCGGCACCGGCACCGCCGTCTGGTGGGAAACGCTGCAGGACCCGAACCTCTACTTCGGCATCCCCGAGGTGGGCTTCCGCGACGCCAAGGGCGAGTACATGGAGAAGGCGCTGATCCAGCCCGATGTGCAGGTGGCCAACGACCCGGCCCGCCTCGTGCGCGGGGAGGACCAGCAGCTCGAAGCCGGCGTGCAGGAACTGCTCAAGGGCCTGCCCAAGCACTGA
- a CDS encoding RidA family protein: MIQRFYVGARMCEMTVHNGVAYLAGQVAEDGSQDIVGQTRQVLAAIDALLAKAGSDKTKILRAQIFLADLADFPGMNSVWDTWVVAGHTPARATVQAALAKPEWKIEIVITAAV, encoded by the coding sequence ATGATCCAACGCTTCTACGTCGGCGCCCGCATGTGCGAAATGACCGTCCACAACGGCGTGGCCTACCTGGCCGGCCAGGTGGCCGAAGACGGCTCGCAAGACATCGTGGGCCAGACCCGCCAGGTGCTGGCTGCCATCGACGCCCTGCTGGCCAAGGCCGGCAGCGACAAGACCAAGATCCTGCGCGCGCAGATCTTCCTGGCCGACCTGGCCGACTTCCCCGGCATGAACAGCGTGTGGGACACCTGGGTGGTGGCTGGCCACACCCCGGCCCGCGCCACCGTGCAGGCCGCCCTGGCCAAGCCGGAATGGAAGATCGAGATCGTCATCACCGCCGCGGTGTGA
- a CDS encoding AAA family ATPase, translated as MRIIIVGTSGSGKSTLAEALASELAIPRIELDALHWLPNWVERDDEGFRRLVAEATVGERWVVDGNYSVVRDILWPRATDIVWLNMGRMTVFSRVLKRTLRRCFMREKLWAGNTESLRKAFFSRDSILLWSLTTYGKNVAKYTRLRQEPAFAHLRWHEVRSARDAQRLLQSVRLAGPSAS; from the coding sequence ATGCGCATCATCATCGTCGGCACCAGCGGCTCCGGAAAGTCCACCCTGGCCGAGGCACTCGCCTCAGAACTGGCGATTCCCCGGATCGAACTCGACGCACTGCATTGGCTGCCGAACTGGGTTGAGCGTGACGACGAGGGGTTCCGGCGGCTGGTGGCGGAGGCCACGGTGGGCGAACGCTGGGTCGTTGACGGGAATTACAGCGTGGTCCGCGACATTCTTTGGCCCAGGGCCACGGACATCGTGTGGCTCAACATGGGGCGAATGACCGTCTTCAGCCGGGTGCTCAAGAGAACCTTGCGTCGCTGCTTCATGCGGGAAAAGCTCTGGGCCGGCAACACGGAGTCTCTGCGCAAGGCATTCTTCTCGCGCGACAGCATCCTGCTCTGGTCGCTCACCACTTACGGCAAGAACGTCGCAAAGTACACCCGTCTCCGGCAGGAGCCGGCCTTCGCGCACCTGCGCTGGCACGAGGTGCGAAGTGCCCGGGATGCACAACGTCTTCTTCAGTCGGTCCGGCTTGCCGGCCCGTCCGCTTCTTGA
- a CDS encoding ABC transporter permease yields the protein MMNFSRIVAVASKEWREIVRDRLFFLLAFVVPAVLTLLFGYGLSLDVENIPMAIVDHDRTPLSREYAHRFIDSRYFHFEGYADDERQLDRAITAGQLRAVIVIPPKFQQDLLASRPVQVQTLIDGTFPFRALTTKSYVTAISSAMTLDVLADTLARAGGITTAQARATLQPVALQVRYLYNQSVASIWSLAPKLIMAIMMISPPFLTALGVVREKESGSIFNIYASTVRRSEFLIGKIAPYVGISWLNVLLLWLIATLVFGAPFKGDFAFFMFASLLYVTCTTGIGLLVSVAVRTQVAAMMGTAILTVVPAVLYSGVLIPIPSLSAAAKVIAHLLPGMYYTDIVLGAFLKDVSWSGLWLNMVVLALYAALLFGVGYVLFRKRVKA from the coding sequence ATGATGAACTTCAGCCGCATCGTGGCCGTGGCCAGCAAGGAGTGGCGCGAGATCGTGCGCGACCGCCTGTTCTTCCTGCTGGCCTTCGTGGTGCCGGCCGTGCTGACGCTGCTGTTCGGCTACGGCCTGTCGCTGGATGTGGAGAACATCCCGATGGCCATCGTGGACCACGACCGCACGCCGCTGTCGCGCGAGTACGCCCACCGCTTCATCGACTCGCGCTACTTCCACTTCGAAGGCTATGCCGACGATGAACGGCAGCTGGACCGGGCCATCACCGCAGGCCAGTTGCGGGCGGTGATCGTCATTCCACCCAAATTCCAGCAGGACCTGCTGGCCAGCCGGCCGGTGCAGGTGCAGACGCTGATCGACGGCACCTTCCCGTTCCGCGCGCTGACCACCAAGAGCTATGTCACCGCCATCAGCAGCGCGATGACGCTGGACGTGCTGGCCGACACCCTGGCCCGGGCCGGCGGCATCACCACCGCGCAGGCGCGCGCCACGCTGCAGCCGGTGGCGCTGCAGGTGCGCTACCTCTACAACCAGAGCGTGGCCAGCATCTGGTCGCTGGCGCCCAAGCTGATCATGGCCATCATGATGATCTCGCCGCCCTTCCTGACCGCGCTGGGCGTGGTGCGCGAGAAGGAGAGCGGCTCCATCTTCAACATCTACGCCTCCACCGTGCGGCGCAGCGAGTTCCTGATCGGCAAGATCGCGCCCTACGTGGGCATCTCCTGGCTGAACGTGCTGCTGCTGTGGTTGATCGCCACGCTGGTGTTCGGCGCGCCGTTCAAGGGCGACTTCGCCTTCTTCATGTTCGCCTCGCTGCTGTACGTGACCTGCACCACCGGCATCGGCCTCTTGGTGTCGGTGGCGGTGCGCACCCAGGTGGCGGCCATGATGGGCACCGCCATCCTGACGGTGGTGCCGGCGGTGCTGTATTCGGGCGTGCTGATCCCCATCCCCTCGCTGTCGGCGGCGGCCAAGGTCATCGCCCACCTGCTGCCGGGCATGTACTACACCGACATCGTGCTGGGCGCCTTCCTCAAGGACGTGTCCTGGAGCGGGCTGTGGCTGAACATGGTGGTGCTGGCGCTGTACGCCGCGCTGCTGTTCGGCGTGGGCTATGTGCTGTTCCGCAAGCGGGTCAAGGCATGA
- a CDS encoding DUF3422 domain-containing protein encodes MSPDAHADATALPPFWPARQHTALHDELHARPPLLVRPGSIVSCWVNWRMDPAGAERALTALCEAQGQPAPAPGSRHHVLVTPGWTLKFERHGEFLSWQMCQELPDAGQVPDTARLASLWREASACAALPERFTRALYAENEAGALLSAAHVLLLPADDSTVSRCRHLLERPEDDREHPPLIGSHIADGGATLFTRLELGRDGFVRYVLLDHGLPPDQGARAVQRVAEMEAYRMLAMLGFPVAQKEAGELAALEAQLQGIVDAMSNEDQHDDASALEALTRLAAEVEHSASRTRYRFSATRAYHAIVEDRVNGLREQRIPGLRTLSGFLGRRFQPAMALCDSTDRRLTDIAERINRALSLSRVRVEMTREASNQALFKALVHRQRLQLQLQQTVEGLSVVAISYYTLSLVGYLAKAAKTLPWLEPFHLQPEVVVGVAVVPVVAAVAWFVHRIRMHHAVD; translated from the coding sequence ATGAGCCCTGACGCCCACGCCGACGCCACCGCCCTGCCTCCTTTCTGGCCCGCACGCCAGCACACGGCCCTGCACGACGAACTGCATGCGCGCCCGCCCCTGCTGGTGCGCCCGGGCAGCATCGTGTCCTGCTGGGTCAACTGGCGCATGGACCCGGCCGGCGCCGAGCGGGCCCTGACGGCGCTGTGCGAAGCCCAGGGCCAGCCCGCCCCGGCGCCGGGCAGCCGCCACCATGTGCTGGTCACGCCGGGCTGGACACTGAAGTTCGAGCGCCATGGCGAATTCCTGAGCTGGCAAATGTGCCAGGAGCTGCCGGACGCCGGCCAGGTGCCCGACACCGCCCGCCTGGCCAGCCTGTGGCGCGAGGCCAGTGCCTGCGCCGCCCTGCCCGAGAGATTCACCCGCGCGCTCTACGCCGAGAACGAGGCCGGCGCCCTGCTCTCGGCGGCCCATGTGCTGCTGCTGCCGGCCGACGACAGCACCGTCAGCCGCTGCCGCCACCTGCTGGAGCGGCCGGAAGACGACCGGGAGCATCCGCCGCTGATCGGCTCGCACATTGCCGATGGCGGGGCCACGCTGTTCACCCGCCTGGAGCTGGGGCGCGACGGCTTTGTGCGCTATGTGCTGCTGGACCACGGACTGCCGCCCGACCAGGGCGCCCGCGCGGTGCAGCGGGTGGCCGAGATGGAGGCCTACCGCATGCTGGCCATGCTGGGCTTTCCGGTGGCGCAGAAAGAAGCAGGCGAACTGGCCGCGCTGGAGGCGCAGTTGCAGGGCATCGTGGACGCCATGTCCAACGAGGACCAGCACGACGACGCCAGCGCGCTGGAAGCCCTGACCCGGCTGGCCGCCGAGGTGGAGCACAGCGCCTCGCGCACCCGCTACCGCTTCTCGGCCACGCGGGCCTACCACGCCATCGTGGAGGACCGGGTCAACGGCCTGCGCGAACAGCGCATCCCCGGGCTGCGCACGCTCTCGGGCTTTCTGGGTCGCCGTTTTCAGCCGGCCATGGCCTTGTGCGACAGCACCGACCGCCGCCTGACCGACATCGCCGAGCGGATCAACCGTGCGCTCAGCCTCTCGCGCGTGCGGGTGGAGATGACCCGCGAGGCCAGCAACCAGGCCCTGTTCAAGGCCCTGGTGCACCGCCAGCGCCTGCAGCTGCAGTTGCAGCAGACGGTGGAAGGCCTGTCGGTGGTGGCCATCAGCTACTACACGCTGAGCCTGGTGGGCTACCTGGCCAAGGCCGCCAAGACGCTGCCGTGGCTGGAGCCCTTCCACCTGCAGCCCGAGGTGGTGGTGGGCGTGGCGGTGGTGCCGGTGGTGGCCGCCGTGGCCTGGTTCGTGCACCGCATCCGCATGCACCACGCGGTGGACTGA
- a CDS encoding glutaredoxin family protein codes for MPSALTAAQRRELALFVAVVLTATLAWEGWGLWRTSQQDQALRAVVQPGDLRLISSVTCPFCTQARLRLREAQVPFSECFIERDAACAAEFQAHGAPGTPLVLVRGQAQLGFRAERVVQALQARRQAAERGR; via the coding sequence ATGCCGTCGGCCCTGACCGCCGCACAGCGCCGTGAACTGGCGCTGTTCGTGGCGGTGGTGCTGACGGCCACCCTGGCCTGGGAAGGCTGGGGCCTGTGGCGCACGTCACAGCAAGACCAGGCCCTGCGGGCCGTGGTGCAGCCCGGCGACCTGCGGCTGATCTCTTCCGTGACCTGCCCCTTCTGCACCCAGGCCCGCCTGCGCCTGCGCGAGGCCCAGGTGCCCTTCAGCGAATGCTTCATCGAACGCGACGCCGCTTGCGCTGCCGAGTTCCAGGCCCATGGGGCGCCGGGCACACCGCTGGTGCTGGTGCGCGGACAGGCCCAGTTGGGCTTCAGGGCCGAGCGGGTGGTGCAGGCGCTGCAGGCGCGACGTCAAGCCGCTGAACGCGGTCGCTAG